A single Sorex araneus isolate mSorAra2 chromosome 8, mSorAra2.pri, whole genome shotgun sequence DNA region contains:
- the CKM gene encoding creatine kinase M-type, which produces MPFGNTHNKFKLNYKPEEEYPDLTKHNNHMAKVLTPDLYKKLRDKETPSGFTLDDVIQTGVDNPGHPFIMTVGCVAGDEESYEVFKDLFDPIIQDRHGGYKPTDKHKTDLNHENLKGGDDLDPNYVFSSRVRTGRSIKGYTLPPHCSRGERRAVEKLSVEALNSLTGEFKGKYYPLKSMTEAEQQQLIDDHFLFDKPVSPLLLASGMARDWPDARGIWHNDNKSFLVWVNEEDHLRVISMQKGGNMKEVFRRFCVGLQKIEEIFKKAGHPFMWNEHLGYVLTCPSNLGTGLRGGVHVKLEHLSKHPKFEEILTRLRLQKRGTGGVDTAAVGSVFDVSNADRLGSSEVEQVQLVVDGVKLMVEMEKKLEKGGSIDDMIPAQK; this is translated from the exons ATGCCTTTCGGCAACACTCACAACAAGTTCAAGCTGAACTACAAGCCGGAGGAGGAGTACCCCGACCTCACCAAGCACAACAACCACATGGCCAAGGTGCTCACCCCCGACCTCTATAAGAAACTGCGCGACAAGGAGACGCCCTCGGGCTTCACCCTGGACGATGTGATCCAGACGGGCGTGGACAACCCAG GTCACCCTTTCATCATGACCGTGGGCTGCGTGGCCGGGGACGAGGAGTCATACGAGGTGTTCAAGGACCTCTTTGACCCTATCATCCAGGACCGGCACGGGGGTTACAAGCCCACCGACAAGCACAAGACCGACCTCAACCATGAGAACCTCAAG GGCGGAGATGACCTGGACCCCAACTACGTGTTCAGCAGCCGCGTCCGCACCGGCCGCAGCATCAAGGGCTACACGCTGCCCCCACACTGCTCCCGGGGGGAGCGCAGGGCTGTGGAGAAGCTCTCCGTGGAAG ccctcAACAGCCTGACGGGCGAGTTCAAGGGCAAGTACTACCCACTGAAGAGCATGACGGAGGCGGAGCAGCAGCAGCTCATTGATGACCACTTCCTCTTCGACAAGCCCGTGTCTCCCCTGCTGCTGGCCTCCGGCATGGCCCGGGACTGGCCTGACGCCCGGGGCATCTG GCACAACGACAACAAGAGTTTCCTGGTGTGGGTGAACGAGGAGGATCACCTCCGCGTCATCTCCATGCAGAAGGGGGGCAACATGAAGGAGGTTTTCCGCCGTTTCTGCGTAGGGCTGCAGAAG ATTGAGGAGATCTTCAAGAAAGCCGGTCACCCCTTCATGTGGAATGAGCACCTGGGCTACGTGCTTACCTGCCCGTCCAACCTCGGCACCGGGCTGCGTGGGGGCGTGCACGTGAAGCTGGAGCACCTGAGCAAGCATCCCAAGTTCGAGGAGATTCTCACCCGTCTGCGCCTGCAAAAGCGAGGCACAG GTGGCGTAGACACGGCTGCCGTGGGCTCAGTGTTCGACGTGTCCAACGCTGATCGTCTCGGCTCGTCTGAGGTCGAGCAGGTACAGCTGGTCGTGGACGGTGTGAAGCTCATGGTGGAGATGGAGAAGAAACTGGAAAAGGGCGGGTCCATCGACGACATGATCCCCGCCCAGAAGTAG